The nucleotide sequence GCGTCAGCAGCAGATCTATGCCCATTTGAACCCGTGGATCACCGATGGCAGCATCCACGCGGTCACTATGAAATTTTTCAGCCGCGCGGCCTGGGCCGAGCGCACCTGAGCCCCCAAGGCGTCGAGATTCTTATGGATAAATTGATTATTACCGGCGGTGCCCGCCTTGATGGCGAGATTCGCATTTCCGGTGCGAAAAACTCTGCCTTGCCGATCCTGGCTGCGACCCTGCTGTGCGATGGCCCTGTGACCGTGGCCAACCTGCCGCACCTGCACGACATCACCACCATGATCGAGCTGTTTGGTCGCATGGGTATCGAGCCGGTAATCGACGAAAAGTTGGCCGTCGAAATCGACCCGCGCACCATCAAGACCCTGATCGCCCCGTACGAACTGGTAAAAACCATGCGTGCGTCGATCCTGGTACTGGGCCCGATGGTCGCTCGTTTCGGCGAAGCCGAAGTCGCATTGCCTGGCGGCTGCGCCATTGGCTCGCGTCCGGTGGACCTGCACATCCGTGGCCTCGAGGCCATGGGCGCGACCATCGACGTCGAAGGCGGCTACATCAAGGCCAAGGCTCCGGAGGGCGGCCTGCGTGGCGCCAACTTCTTCTTTGATACCGTCAGTGTGACCGGTACCGAGAACATCATGATGGCTGCCGCCCTGGCCAACGGCCGCAGTGTGCTGCAAAACGCTGCGCGCGAGCCTGAAGTGGTCGACCTGGCCAACTTCCTGATCGCCATGGGTGCCAACATCACCGGCGCCGGCACCGACACCATCACCATCGACGGTGTGAAACGCCTGCACCCGGCCACCTACAAAGTGATGCCGGACCGCATCGAGACCGGTACCTACCTGGTTGCTGCCGCCGTCACCGGTGGTCGCGTCAAGGTCAAGGACACCGATCCGACCATCCTGGAAGCGGTCCTGGAAAAACTGCGCGAAGCCGGTGCCGAAATCACCACCGGTGAAGACTGGATCGAGCTGAACATGCACGGCAAGCGGCCAAAAGCCGTTAACGTGCGTACCGCTCCGTACCCGGCGTTCCCGACCGACATGCAGGCGCAGTTCATCTCCTTGAACGCCATTGCCGAAGGCACGGGGGCCGTGATCGAGACCATCTTCGAAAACCGTTTCATGCACGTGTACGAACTGCACCGCATGGGCGCGAAGATCCAGGTCGAAGGCAACACTGCCATCGTGACCGGCACCGAGAAGCTCAAGGGCGCGCCAGTCATGGCTACCGACCTGCGCGCTTCGGCCAGCCTGGTGATCTCGGCGCTGATCGCCGAAGGCGATACCCTGATCGACCGCATCTACCACATAGACCGTGGTTACGAGTGCATCGAAGAAAAACTGCAGATGCTCGGCGCGAAAATCCGCCGCGTACCGGGCTAGTCCCTCTGCATTGTAGGAGCGAGCTTGCTCGCGAAGAACTCGTGGGCACCGCGTTGAGTCTGAATAAACGCGTTATCGTTGACGTTTTTCGCGAGCAAGCTCGCTCCTACAGACACTGGTTTGTTTCAAATCGAGGCTGTCATGGCCTCGATCTGTGTCTGGCGCCGTTTGCGACCGGACAGCAATAGCCTGATGAAGGACTGACGTTTCCCATGTTGACCATCGCACTGTCCAAGGGCCGCATCCTTGACGACACTTTGCCGCTTCTGGCTGAAGCGGGCATCGTGCCGACCGAGAATCCGGACAAGAGCCGCAAGCTGATCATCCCAACGACCCAGGACGACGTTCGCCTGCTGATCGTACGGGCTACCGACGTGCCGACCTATGTTGAACATGGCGCGGCCGACCTCGGTGTCGCCGGTAAAGACGTGCTGATGGAATACGGCGGCCAAGGCCTGTACGAGCCGCTGGACCTGCGCATTGCCCTGTGCAAGCTGATGACCGCCGGCCGTGTCGGTGATGTCGAGCCTAAAGGCCGCCTGCGCGTGGCCACCAAGTTCGTCAACGTCGCCAAGCGCTACTACGCCGAGCAAGGCCGCCAGGTCGACATCATCAAGCTCTACGGCTCGATGGAGCTGGCGCCGCTGATCGGCCTGGCCGACAAGATCATCGACGTGGTCGACACCGGTAACACCCTGCGTGCCAACGGTCTCGAGCCACAGGACTTTATCGCCGACATCAGCTCTCGGCTGATCGTCAACAAAGCGTCGATGAAGATGCAGCACGCCCGTATCCAGGCGTTGATCGACACCCTGCGCCAGGCAGTGGAGTCTCGACACCGCGGTTGACTCACCCGCGTAGCTGAAAAGCTGCGCCCGTCTATCCGCCTCATAGCCAGAATTCTCAGGTGCCCAAGCGGAAACGACTGCTAGTTTAGGGCGCCT is from Pseudomonas marginalis and encodes:
- the hisG gene encoding ATP phosphoribosyltransferase, producing MLTIALSKGRILDDTLPLLAEAGIVPTENPDKSRKLIIPTTQDDVRLLIVRATDVPTYVEHGAADLGVAGKDVLMEYGGQGLYEPLDLRIALCKLMTAGRVGDVEPKGRLRVATKFVNVAKRYYAEQGRQVDIIKLYGSMELAPLIGLADKIIDVVDTGNTLRANGLEPQDFIADISSRLIVNKASMKMQHARIQALIDTLRQAVESRHRG
- the murA gene encoding UDP-N-acetylglucosamine 1-carboxyvinyltransferase; this translates as MDKLIITGGARLDGEIRISGAKNSALPILAATLLCDGPVTVANLPHLHDITTMIELFGRMGIEPVIDEKLAVEIDPRTIKTLIAPYELVKTMRASILVLGPMVARFGEAEVALPGGCAIGSRPVDLHIRGLEAMGATIDVEGGYIKAKAPEGGLRGANFFFDTVSVTGTENIMMAAALANGRSVLQNAAREPEVVDLANFLIAMGANITGAGTDTITIDGVKRLHPATYKVMPDRIETGTYLVAAAVTGGRVKVKDTDPTILEAVLEKLREAGAEITTGEDWIELNMHGKRPKAVNVRTAPYPAFPTDMQAQFISLNAIAEGTGAVIETIFENRFMHVYELHRMGAKIQVEGNTAIVTGTEKLKGAPVMATDLRASASLVISALIAEGDTLIDRIYHIDRGYECIEEKLQMLGAKIRRVPG